The following proteins come from a genomic window of Daphnia carinata strain CSIRO-1 chromosome 6, CSIRO_AGI_Dcar_HiC_V3, whole genome shotgun sequence:
- the LOC130702507 gene encoding cytochrome P450 3A41-like codes for MDVVSLLFSPVTLTVTAISCLYFLYWYGTSTFSYFRDQGITGPKPVPYVGNIWGLWKENLPEYDKKMVKKYGKTFGTFDGTLPNLYTIDADLIKSIFVKDFDHFVNRRNFVIKRKIFRKMLSIIQNKEWKDVRSSVTPIFTTGKIKQMSVMITDCANQLVPKLRAIAEGEGKFDAKLHFSAFTVDVIARCAFGMTIDNLNGKDNEFMTKAKAVFSPPANKSPLIMIPFTFPNLMATFADRIFFPKEFEFFTNLLTDLIQQRSNSTEKYHDFVEVATNAIMEYTKTVNGKEMPMWDREEVDEIVISQSMLFLLAGFDTTATTLTNSAFLLARNPGVQDRLYKEIIEKHKHFGEVNHEMILDFPYVDHVIHEVLRMCPPVIRVERGCNKEVTYKGIHIKKGMVVTVPAFPLHYNEEYYPDPYRFNPDRWAPDSDIKPNPYAFMPFGMGPRNCVGMRFAMEEMKIALCTLVKNFRFFPVAETPETMQFEDGFLGVAQPIGATVGIESR; via the exons ATGGATGTCGTTTCTTTGTTGTTCTCACCTGTTACGTTGACGGTCACGGCCATATCTTGTTTATATTTCCTTTACTG gtATGGGACATCGACGTTCAGCTATTTTCGTGATCAAGGTATTACCGGCCCTAAGCCTGTACCTTATGTTGGTAACATATGGGGCTTGTGGAAAGAG AATCTACCGGAATACGACAAGAAAATGGTGAAGAAATACGGCAAGACGTTCGGGACTTTCGATGGCACGTTGCCGAACCTTTACACGATTGATGCCGACCTTATCAAGTCTATTTTCGTCAAAGACTTTGACCACTTTGTCAATCGTCGA AACTTCGTCATAAAGCGCAAAATCTTTCGCAAGATGTTGTCTATCATCCAAAACAAGGAGTGGAAAGACGTTCGTTCATCCGTCACGCCCATTTTCACGAcaggaaaaatcaaacaa ATGTCGGTCATGATAACAGATTGTGCCAATCAACTTGTTCCTAAACTTCGAGCGATAGCCGAAGGCGAGGGGAAATTCGATGCTAAACT acaTTTCAGCGCTTTTACGGTGGACGTGATTGCCCGGTGTGCGTTCGGCATGACGATCGACAACCTGAACGGCAAAGATAACGAGTTTATGACGAAAGCCAAAGCAGTTTTCAGCCCACCGGCCAATAAGTCGCCTTTGATTATGATACCTT TCACGTTCCCGAATCTGATGGCTACCTTTGCCGATCGCATTTTCTTCCCCAAAGAATTTGAATTCTTTACCAACTTGCTGACTGATCTGATCCAGCAAAGATCGAATTCGACGGAG AAATATCACGATTTTGTGGAGGTGGCCACCAATGCCATCATGGAGTACACGAAAACAGTCAATGGCAAGGAGATGCCCATGTGGGACAGGGAGGAAGTGGATGAAATTGTCATTTCTCAG TCCATGTTGTTCTTATTGGCCGGTTTCGACACCACAGCCACTACACTGACGAATTCCGCTTTCTTGCTGGCCAGGAACCCTGGCGTTCAGGACCGATTGTACAAAGAAATCATCGAAAAGCACAAACACTTT GGTGAAGTGAATCACGAGATGATTCTCGATTTTCCTTACGTGGATCACGTCATTCACGAGGTTCTGCGCATGTGTCCACCCGTCATTAG GGTGGAAAGAGGTTGCAATAAAGAGGTCACCTACAAAGGCATTCACATCAAGAAGGGCATGGTCGTAACCGTTCCAGCCTTTCCTCTCCACTACAACGAAGAGTACTACCCCGATCCTTACAGGTTCAACCCCGACAG GTGGGCTCCTGACAGCGATATCAAGCCGAATCCTTACGCTTTCATGCCATTTGGAATGGGACCCCGCAATTGTGTCGGCATGCGATTCGCTatggaagaaatgaaaattgctTTGTGCACACTTGTCAAGAATTTCCGTTTCTTTCCTGTCGCTGAAACTCCG GAGACGATGCAGTTTGAAGATGGATTTTTAGGAGTAGCCCAACCCATTGGTGCCACAGTTGGCATTGAATCACGTTAA
- the LOC130702527 gene encoding failed axon connections homolog codes for MAGCMKKAKVSIGKDVVLLHQLERGVFTPSNSPFPLKLETYLRMANISYENDFKDPMGPKGKTPWMTLNGQDFSDSQLCLELLATKFSKDFSSHLTDEERAIGRAFQIMAEEHLYWVVVLWRWVYTKGKTLPNIQMNLPALLRYVMPIAVRIMKGQASAQGLGRHSEQEVIEMGMKDLRAISAYLGTKPYFMGDTPTEMDCAMFGILAQFVWGMQGSPFEPYMKDELINLKNFCERMKDKFWPDWDQCLLPPRV; via the exons ATGGCAGGATGTATGAAAAAAGCAAAGGTTTCAATCGGCAAAGATGTCGTGCTACTTCACCAACTGGAGAGAGGCGTATTCACGCCGAGCAACTCACCATTCCCTTTAAAATTAGAAACCTATTTACGCATGGCCAACATCTCTTACGAG AACGATTTTAAAGACCCGATGGGACCTAAAGGCAAAACACCTTGGATGACACTGAACGGACAAGATTTTAGCGATTCACAACTTTGTTTGGAATTGCTGGCCACGAAATTTAGCAAAGATTTCAGCTCCCATTTAACAGACGAGGAACGGGCCATCGGACGGGCATTTCAAATCATGGCTGAAGAGCATCTCTACTG GGTCGTTGTTCTGTGGAGATGGGTGTACACCAAAGGTAAAACGCTGCCGaacattcaaatgaatttacctgcaTTGTTGCGTTACGTCATGCCTATCGCCGTGAGAATAATGAAAGGTCAAGCATCGGCCCAGGGCCTGGGCAGGCACAGCGAACAAGAAGTCATTGAAATGGGCATGAAAGATTTGCGGGCCATCTCAGCCTATCTTG GGACTAAACCTTATTTTATGGGGGATACACCAACTGAAATGGATTGCGCAATGTTTGGAATCCTGGCCCAGTTCGTTTGGGGCATGCAAGGCTCACCGTTCGAACCGTACATGAAAG ATGAACTCATCAATTTAAAGAACTTTTGCGAGAGAATGAAAGATAAATTCTGGCCGGATTGGGATCAGTGTCTCCTACCTCCCCGAGTGTGA